The window GCTTCCCGCGACCGGCTCACGCGGCGAATGGCGCCGGCACTGGGGAGCGCTGCGCCACTATCCCCCCGAGGCCTTCCACCACAGCCGCTCGCTCGTCTGCCCCGTCCCCGCCCTGGAGGCCGGCGAGTTCCCCGCCTGGCAGACGCTCTACCCCGCCCTCGCGGCCCGCGTACGCGTACCCGTCCGCCTCACCTTCGCCGAGGACGAGCAGTGGTGGCGCCACGACGACGAAGCCGTCCGCGCCCTGACGCGGCCGCTCGCCGCACCCACCGTACGGGTCGACCGGCAGCCCGCCGCCGGGCACAACATCAGCCTCGGCTGGGCCGCTCGCACCTACCACCTGCGCGCACTGGCCTTCCTGGAGGAATGCCTGCTGACCGCCACCTCGCCGCCCTCCGGCGCCGCCGCGGCCGAACACCGCGCGCGGCGCTGACGACCCGTACGGTCGAGCGTCCTTCCATCCGACGTGGACGCCCTCCGGCCAAGGTGACGGCACGGCCCGCGTGCGTCACGCGCCCCATCGGGCGCCGCGATCGGGCGAGAAGGCGAGAAGGGGTACCGATGCCAAGCCGGCCGACGTCCAGTACCGGACTGCTGACCAAGGCCCGGGAGCTGCGCTGCGTCGCCGCCCGGTACGCCGCCCGGACCGACACCACCCGCACCCTGCCGGCGGAGGTCGCCGAGGGCATCGCCGGCGCCGGGTTCGCCGCACACCTCGTGCCCGCCCACCGGGGAGGAAGGGCCGGCTCGGCCTCGGAACTGCTGCACGCCGTATCCGCCGTCGCCCAGGGCTGCACCTCGACCGCCTGGTGCGCGGCGGCCCTCGCCGAGGCCGCCCACACCGCCTCCCACCTGCCCGAAGCGGGACAGCGCGAGCTGTGGGCGAACGGCCCGGACACCGCGCTCGTCGGCGCCGGCACGCCCCAGGGCAGCGCCACCGAAGTCGCCGGCGGCTGGCGGGTGACCGGTGAATGGGCCTTCGTCGCCGGGGCCGCCCTGTCCACCTGGGCCCTGGTCGTCGCCCGCCCCGCGGACCGCGGACGATCCCGCCCCTGGACCTTCGCGCTACCCCGCGACGACTACCGCGTCCGCGACGGATGGACCTCGATGGGCCTGCGCGGCGCGGGCGGTGACGTCCTGTCCGCGGACAACGTCTTCGTACCCGCCCACCGCGCCTTCCCCCCGTCCGACGACGAACGACGACCCGCCGGGCAGAGCCACCTCCCGGCCGGCCTGGTCCACGCCGCCTGCGCCCTCGGCGCCGCCCGCGCCGCGCTGCGGGTGTGGACCGAGGACCGTGCCATGTGCGCGGATCCGCGCGACCCGCACCTGCGCACCACCCTCGCCCGAACGGCGGCGGCCGTGGACGGCGCCGCGCTGCTGCTGGAGCGCGCGGCACGGATCGCCGACACGCCCTCCACCGCGCCACTGGACCTCGTACGCCTCCCCGCCGACTGCTCCCACGCCGCCGGGGAACTCGTGGCAGCCGTCGGCCGATTGTTCGGCTCGGCCGGTCGCACGGCCCGCGTGGACGACCACCCCCTGCAACGCCTCTGGCGTGACACGCAGACCCTGGCGGGCCACCCCGCCCTGAGCTTCGACACGGTGGGCGCCGCCTACGGGGGACGGCTCCTGGAAGGCGTCCACCAGGCGGCGTAGACCTGTCGTGGATCAGACCGATCAGACCGATCAGTCTGATCAGCGCCGATCAGGCCGATCAGGCGCGGCGGGCCACCGCCGGGACCCGCCCCGCCACCGGCCGGCCCCCCGCACGGGCGAGGGCCGCGGCGGGGTCCAGCAGCCGCAGCTGCAACCGCTGGAGCTCGACCGACGGTTCGAGACCCAACTCGTCCGCGAGCAGCCGGCGTACGTGCTGGTACGCCTGGAGTGCCTCGGCCCGCCGGCCCGCCGCGCTGAGCGCGCCGATCAACTGCTGGTGGAACCATTCGTTGAGCGGGTACTCGGCGATGAGCCTGCGCAGCTCGGGCAACAGCTCGCGGTGCCGTCCGAGCCTGCTCTCCGCCTCGATCACCAGCTCGAAGGCGCCGATGCGCAACTCCTCCAGATGCGCGAGATGACCCTTGAGAAGGTCACCCGCCACGAAACTCGAAAATGCCGGCCCACGCCACAGCGCGAGTGCCTTTCGCGCCGAGGACAGCGCCGAAACGGCGTCCCCCTGACCCAACTGCACACGCGCCGCCGAAATCAGCCGCTCGAAGACACGAAGGTCGACCTCGGCGTCGTCGACCTGAATCGAATATCCCGGCGGAGTCGTGACGATGAGCGACCGGCCGTGCGCGTCCAACCGCTCGCTCTCGAACATCCGCCGCGCGTGGTACACGTACGTCTGCAGGGTGGTGGTGGCACTGCGCGGCGGCCGGTCCCCCCACAACTCACGGATCAGGGACTCCGCCGTCACCACCTCGTTGGGCCTGGTGAGCAGCAGCGCCAGGGTCTGGCAGACCTTCGGCGCCACCGGCCGGCAGACCCGGCCGTCCTCGGCGACGATCTCGAACGGTCCCATCAGGTTGAAGCGCACGGCATTCACTCCTCGTCGAGCGGGCGAACGTAATCCCGACAGGGTGGGGAGCATTCGCGTGGGGATGCCCGGCGGCGGAATGTGCGTGGAGCTGCGAACGACCGTTCCACCGGGGGCGATTCGAGTCTCCGTCGCGGTGGAAC of the Streptomyces sp. RerS4 genome contains:
- a CDS encoding acyl-CoA dehydrogenase family protein — translated: MPSRPTSSTGLLTKARELRCVAARYAARTDTTRTLPAEVAEGIAGAGFAAHLVPAHRGGRAGSASELLHAVSAVAQGCTSTAWCAAALAEAAHTASHLPEAGQRELWANGPDTALVGAGTPQGSATEVAGGWRVTGEWAFVAGAALSTWALVVARPADRGRSRPWTFALPRDDYRVRDGWTSMGLRGAGGDVLSADNVFVPAHRAFPPSDDERRPAGQSHLPAGLVHAACALGAARAALRVWTEDRAMCADPRDPHLRTTLARTAAAVDGAALLLERAARIADTPSTAPLDLVRLPADCSHAAGELVAAVGRLFGSAGRTARVDDHPLQRLWRDTQTLAGHPALSFDTVGAAYGGRLLEGVHQAA
- a CDS encoding AfsR/SARP family transcriptional regulator yields the protein MRFNLMGPFEIVAEDGRVCRPVAPKVCQTLALLLTRPNEVVTAESLIRELWGDRPPRSATTTLQTYVYHARRMFESERLDAHGRSLIVTTPPGYSIQVDDAEVDLRVFERLISAARVQLGQGDAVSALSSARKALALWRGPAFSSFVAGDLLKGHLAHLEELRIGAFELVIEAESRLGRHRELLPELRRLIAEYPLNEWFHQQLIGALSAAGRRAEALQAYQHVRRLLADELGLEPSVELQRLQLRLLDPAAALARAGGRPVAGRVPAVARRA